The genomic segment ACCGCTAGCGAAGGAAATAGAGAGATTCGAGCCCACCGTGTCAGAGAATACATCGCCAATGTCGGGAGTTACATCGATGAGCTCAGGTACACACTGCAGTTTATGCCAGACACTACGGAACAGGAGAAAGCATTGCTGGTGAGAGAAATTACCAGCAGAGCCATACATGAGTGAatggttataataataataattgcttacactttatATTAcgcatttctggacactccactcaaagtgctttacagttaatggggactcccttccaccaccaccaccaatgtgcagcatccacctagatgatgtgacggcagccatggtGCACCAGAACGCCAGAAGGTGGTTAGGCAGACAAAAGaggtctgtaatgactttgaggagCGGTGATCCAAGACTAGGGTGCGTTTATTCACCATCACGTTAAGCACGAGAGGGCCGAGTCCCCTTgcaaatattacgagagacttagacgcaCATATTATAGACACGCAGGACGAAATTATAAGGGTTGCAAAGAGAATGCAAATCTCAAATTTTACGCTTGTGTGCAAAAGGTCAGAATGTAGACGTAAGACCTGtttagggagcttagtgccactgtagccagtctagccgTGGGACATATCCCAGCCTGCTTGAtcccactcttctcagtagaggagcatGTGACGTTAACCACCCCACAGCTCGTAGGGCATCCAGAAGACGATCAAAGTTGGTATTCGATTCCatatcttgagatgggtatgtcTACataagctatccattggctgtgtctaaatgatCCACCactgaagggtgtaaagctactataATGAgaagagggaggttaatgaaacccatggagagcaagtgggaagtaaatggctggtcagctaCCAAAATGCAGCTGCCCAAATCAAACAGTTCCCGAGAAGGCCATAGTGCATCTTGGTGACTTAACACTGTACCATCTAGAACCAGAATGATAtgagaccaaacttgaggttgTGGATGCCTTCAGGGGCCACACTGTTGAATTGGATGGTAAAATCCAAGAGACAGTAAGCcttgaagaggtacaggtagttgagtTTGCTTTTAATGGAACagacctccaaaccaccctggtAGGTGCCCAACACAGTTTTTATGGTTCATGAGGGGGGCTGGAAACAGGAACCGTTGTTATTCTAACGttgctgctgggtagctggatcatgacttgCAGTGTACTCTGGATGCTGTACTCTCAAATAAAGACGTTGCAGGGTagagtgaatgagtcaaagggaGTGGTAGCATGTCAAAGAAAGGAAGTAACCTCTCCCAAATATTCGCCTACTATAGAGGTATCAGATAGTGACAGTGAACTTACTGATGTGTCAAGActagactgagatgatgtctcctacTTTATTTATACATGCTCCTGGTACTATGATAAACTGATGCTTAGTTTCTCATGTGAGTGTGACTTATTGTCTGTACTAGCGGATGTTATTTATAATGTTTGTTTACAATGCTGGTTTTTGCATGAATTCTCGAGACACAATGTGGATATAGAATGTTAATACCTTAATAATACAATGGACATCACATAACCCTGTGTTTTGGTCTAAAGACAACAACGTATCAGGACCTCATGACCTTTAAAAAGGGGGGTATGTAACGGCAATACTTATTAATAATGatggaattaagtttgctgtcCCCCCTGCCAGTCTGTCTCCCTCAACTCTTTGGTGCTGGACACAGAAAGGTCATTCCATgtggttcagatttaaggtgtttttctgtctgataGAGTTTTCTGACAGCTCCCAGGGCTAAGATTCTCCAGCCACCTTAATGagtggtcatctctggcgcttTTCTGtttgggagattccaagggagagtctcatcccaagttgtttacaaccctaagctCAGAGAGCATTCTAACCCATCCTCCACCTTGATCAGCCAATCGGGAACTGGTAGAGCAGGGTAACCTCACATTGAATTCACGCAGAACTtacaaccaatgaacgaccgcagttcctccagataaaagaggcagcacagggctcAGAGGGCATGCCTGCAGGAagttctcagactcagctcggacaatcatATGATGGCCAGTTTAAGATTCGAGACCGGAGGTCACCCgcgagtaaccaaaggatcctcctgaggttagcccagcagcaagcctcgtgaaccgctGATAACCCACAGTGAGTGCTCGCCTGATCAATGAGTGAACTTTGGTTggaactgtcgacagctgaatctcgGTATTCAGGACTAGCACTACATCTGGAATGAATCagtcttcttcccgtctaaagagtgtgacttgctcagacctgcagtcacttttcatttccacaaactctgctagttcagCCAGGACTCACTAGCCAGGTCCACAGAGAGGCACCGCCAGCGCGTTGCAGTAGGAATCTCTaactccttctcccacacctccAGACCGGGCCAGAGGACGTCGATTGGACGCAACAACAGCCGGttgctgttcctttgtgtccgTGGGAGATCTGAATGTACATAAATTGCATGAGTGTTCAACTTCTACATTGCAGCTTGAGAATTCACTTGTTACCTCAATCCCAGTTGATGtcaatttaattaatatgaGTGATGTTCTTGCtgttgagtatctagtgtagaagttgtaatcaaaaaCCTCACTAAagaaacggtataaatgaatggtatactcaATGTATGtatctcttggtatttgtaagtCTTCGTGACTAAATACAgatcagccattcaaaatgagcaagATACACTGCGTTAAAACAGGGTGGACATTGGGCAACATACAGCTTCATACCACAACGTatcacatatttttttaattaggatAATagtaccttgtaaaactgccaggtggagcaaAAAAAGGTTAGCGTCTTATGCACAGGATTTGATCTGTCGCCAGAAAACGTCCGTTTCAAATCCTGGTCACTGCTGACAAtctttccaattaagaatttaagttgtatactgtttaggcttttaataattttaaactgtgtattacagcatgttaaacattagatattaaaaagtctgtatattttttaaaagcaagattgctcagttggacaaaagtacacaaccttccaccttcatcataaatattttatgcatcagagtctttaacttggtaacttagaGTGGGTTCTGTTGttaatgtgcttgttctaacattattaagcttatattctgtacttcataaaaagttatcacatttttttcttttctaagaatacagatgcagccattcaaaatgggtgaggtatttcgcggcataccccggtgggcgtgtcacggtatcacgcggtatcacgcatttcacgtgtgtcacgtgactaactatccggcgtcgccttgtaaaaccgccagggggagcttaacctctcatgtacagcatttgagcctttaattttgaactgtgtattacagcatgttaatcatcagtcattaaaatgttggtatattttatgaaagcaagattgctcagttggacaaaagtacacaacctacctttatcagaaatatttatgcatcaaagcctttactgaagatattactaatagtattaataatggatgactttggacaagctgtatactcaaagtataatttctttagcacatttgtacaagcacttggaatctgtccaagccatactttgtcaggcattttgtttaacttcaacgggcataaaaacttcctgcttttaacagggcgtttcataatttctagctatgaaaatgatttaaaatgcgacacctatcattcaactagagcttaaaatatcacaaggaaaaatacacaccggtattccatttctccctaaacattgtaagcttcgaaatctttaactaacgtgataccggagtcaacaagcatacttttagaatttgattaaaagggaatataatatggaatcgcgtatctaaagaatttaataacggtatgattatatccgtgtactgcgacagggctgtgtagggctgtttcgcctgcctgttcatgcaagctgtcttgtagcctactggtctaggtgcgtgactaccaactggcaggttgtgtattcgaatccagctggtgctggacttttcatttttatttatttattttttaatcgtgtaacataaacatattaccgtatgcaaactgtactgtatacagtatgtatatgtatatttaatgtcttaactgtgcccgtttaattgaattaaaaaaaattatttaacacgaacattaagctgtttacatcttccgcctgagaacagtcacccgttgctacccaacgcagaatggtgattggctgacactatctgacacccctctgattggagaaaaaagacatgctggtttgctatacacactgtgccaggaagaggatttctttctattcaaaacgtgtattttaaaagtttaagaagtaaaaaccttacagcgtacacagatttctaaactgatcaggatcgttatctttgtcttatgcataataatgttcaccgctctgtccagcaaattaataataaactttattttatatagcgttttaaacgaataagtaattagattgctcataaacctaatcacttgctttttctttttatttaggctcagatttcaactatagatcgtattatcaataaccataataacaaccaaccaacaaaaacaaccatataaacataatggtggtgctggaccttccagttttatttattttttaatcgcgtaacataaacatattaccgtatgcaaactgtactgtatacaatatgtatatgtatatttaatgtcttaactgtgcccgtttaagtattgaatattcatatctaattttaccactgaagggaaatcttaacataaacatacagtatatggctggtcttggtactttaaagaaaaaaatacacaccggtattccatttctccctaaacattgtaagcttcgaagtctttaactaacgtgataccggagtcaacaagcatacttttagaatttgattaaaagggaatataatatggaatcgcgtatctaaagaatttaataacggtatgattatatccgtgtactgcggcagggctgtgtagggctgtttcgcctgcctgatcatgcgagctgtcttgtagcctactggtctaggtgcgtgaccaccaactggcaggttgtgtgttcgaatccagctggtgctggacttttcatttttatttatttattttttaatcgcgtaacataaatatattaccgtatgcaaactgtactgtatacagtatgtatatgtatatttaatgtcttaattgtgcccgtttaattgaattaaaaaaaattatttaacacgaacattaagctgtttacatcttccgcctgagaacagtcacccgttgctacccaacgcagaatggtgattggctgacactatctgacacccctctgattggagaaaaaagatgtgctggTCTGCTATACACACTgtgccaggaagaggatttctttctattcaaaacgtgtattttaaaagtttaagaagtaaaaaccttacagcgtacacagatttctaaactgattaggatcgttatctttgtcttatgcataataatgttcaccgctctgtccagcaaattaataataaactttattttatatagcgttttaaacgaataagtaataagattgctcataaacctaatcacttgctttttctttttatttaggctcagatttcaactatagatcgtattattaataaccataataacaaccaaccaacaaaaacaaccatataaacataatggtggtgctggaccttccagttttatttattttttaatcgcgtaacataaacatattaccgtatgcaaactgtactgtatacaatatgtatatctatatttaatgtcttaactgtgcccgtttaagtattgaatattcatatctaattttaccactgaagggaaatcttaacataaacatacggtatatggctggtctcggtactttaaagaaaaaaatacacaccggtattccatttctccctaaacattgtaagcttcgaagtctttaactaacatgataccggagtcaacaagcatacttttagaatttgattaaaagggaatataatatggaatcgcgtatctcaagaaattaataacgatataattattttcatgttgcaaaagaactgcaacggacataaaaactcccttgcatggtttcattacgaccagaatcggtcttgagatatttttaacttgatttacagtatttgagaggtatgtcttaacaccgatactacagtgcttaagtactgctcacgtatatgtttctaggtttatattatgcatttcatacggtcaaattacttttgagcaactaataagaagcgcgaaacggtatgcgttttactttcgttttgtgctgggacccgtggattgattagagatatcaagtacatacaagtcattttttaaatgttgtagttcgtcttgaaaaaatgttacgagtacatcatctatcaacaattacacaggttctgtttccatattgcggattttggttacgtaatattaagaaaaaacaggagtgttaagaaaaaacaggacatttgattgctggttgccttatgttaaacagcaacaatgacaacaGAACATGCTAAAATGCTTTCCCATCCCCCAGAACTGGCAGAACTGTCTATTCTACATAACATTACACAGCTGGGTGTAACACTCCTAACCTTTTTGAGAAGTAGAGCTGCGTTACATGAAGtggctgcaatggaatatacaAGTAGGTAAAAGTAAATTCcaagctggaaagaaaagacacaatgtgtctcctccataaatcttcagtttacagactgtccaaagtcatttattattaataatatcttccgtatCACATTAAATTTGGAACGTTTTTATATTacgtgtaaatccacctattttcaagtcactttatccaggacaggtaacagtttcaccaatAATATTTGGTAACATTTTTTACGATTTTGGCAGACTTCACAATGCTTTGACTGAtgcttaaaaatgcaacaaggCGTACTCTGGTAAGAGCAAAGAACATCCTTCCGCCTGTGAAAAGATTTGCATATGTACtttgtgaaaacaggaaatacagaGGGGGTTTCAGAAATACcaaaaaaattaatatagtttccATAATGTTTACTATTgtagtttttaaaagaaatgtgtatttgttaaaagaaagatCAGGCTGTGATGGGGTTCGAACCCCAACCTCCAGCATGTGAGTCACAGGCCAAAGCCGTTACACCACTACATTGCTTGATAACGTAAGCTATAACTGTAAAGGACAGTTGAAATGTTTCCAAGTAATCACGGGTGAATGAatcaaattgatgcagatgtttacagagAAAATGGACTACGgtaataatttgagctatataaaaataaataaatccttaatttctttagatatgcgattccatatgatattccctattaatcaaattctacaaagaaggttttttttactgcgataagcAGTGCAAGTCTTCatagaaaagattaaaacatttaactttttaaaaagtatataaacttaatacagTCAGAAAAAGCACATAAAAActcttccaaaataaccacagtaagtaaccaaatgaaagattttgatgcttaaaatgtttatgaataaagtggaatactggtgtgttttttttatttaaactaccaatacctgCCATATATAGCTTACAtaatatttcaggtgggtagctgcatcagcatgcataggctgcaaaggaagaagtaataggtttattccatgctgaaaagagaagaaagaaaacacaatgtttcaacttggagtcttcttcaggtgtgaggtctcacacctgaagaaggctccgcagtcaaaacgtgttttctttcttctcttttcagcatggaataaacctattacttgttcgcttacaaaatatgtttatattcctaaattaatatcatttatgacgttcagagacattatgctcctgtttttttgtgctcaGCTGCcaacatttccctttagttgtaaaatgccatattaatattcaatattaattggatttaaacatgcacagtaaagagattaaatgaagcaatcgtttcactaacaaccaatgcaccatgagtgctgcctgtcggtcattttggccagccaatcacgtactgtgGTATAACACCCTAATCTGCAGATAATTTCACGCAGTACGGGGATTtactgcgcattttgaatggcacattttatgtattaataaatgtattctcgtgtattagtatccgtgtgcGTGTGTTGCTGAGTTCTTCCACAAGGTcgattttctaatagccatcgaagaatcattttgtgacttactgctacaattaataattgtccaagTAAATGCATGAAACCCCTATATCTATATATTGGCATCTATATTTAATGGTGTGCCAAAGTTTACAAATCACAGTTTAATTCATGTTAGAATCAACCGCAGAAGTACATACTTTAAAATAGtacaataatatttataatatattaaatttattttgaaaaatgtaaaaaaaagttgtgcTTAAAATGAATAGGAATAGtgtccacagtacagtatgacacaCTTTTGAAgttgaaaaaatgtttctatgAAATGTACAAACTGAAGACAAAATCAACTATAGTCTGGTAGAGTCACACTGGTAGAGTGACAGTACCAAAGAGCATTGAAAAAAGAATAGCAGAATAAGAAAAGAATTAGCACAAAAGGAGAGTCTCGATGGGTGATGACGGATTGAGACTAGTAGGAGAGAAGACAGTAAGAAGAACAAAATAAGTAATGTGTAGGTTTGTAGAATAGGTGTAAAGCTTAAACAGTACAAGGAGAAAGGTTCAGGCAGATACAGCTGAATAAATAAAGTGCAACAAAGAAGCCAAAACAGAATAGAGAAACAGTGAGGGTGCTGCATGACAATgaacaaagaacaaaataaagaaatgtacaaAACTGTTAAAATAATAGCTATATGCAGCTACGTTCAAAGAAATGAGCTACAAGTCAAtacaaaacttaaaaataatatgaGTTTCATTCATTTCTCATTGTATTTCATGTACAATTACATGGTTTCATATTCAATTCCttcaaaatgtatacagtatattaatcctATTTATACATTCCTGAAGATATTTCACTAATGTCTTATATTCAAACTCTACAAATTCTGTTAATTGATTCTACTTACTTTAGGTTTAATTGTCTTGTTTCTTTTGTGAAGCCTTTTCACTACTTTCATTACCTCCTCTGTCTTGATTGTGTAGATGATGGGGTTCATCATTGGTGGAATGGTGGAAGATAAGGATGTACTTATTATCCTGATATTTGGGTCAACAGTGGTAATGTTTGCTGCAATGTAGATGGCAGATATCGGAAGGTAAAACATTGCCACCAAGATTAAATGGGAGGTGCAGGTTTTCATTGCTTTTATGCGTTCCTCCAATGAAGCGATTTTTAGCACAGCCAAAATTATACACGCATAGGTAGAGAGAATAAGAGTCAAAGGTGCAGTGAGCAATACTATAATACTGATCTGGGTAATTACATAATTGGGGAAATTGTCATTGCAGGACATACGATACACAGGTCCATGATCACAGAAATAACTGTTTATCACAATAGATTTGCAGAATGATAATCTGGTAATGAAACCTACACCTACAATTACTACCCCAGCTGCTAGAATCCATATTCCACCTAACATTTTACCCATTCCAGCAGTAGTAAGGATTAAATGATATTTCAGAGGAAAGCAAATAGCAACAAATCTATCATATGCCAATAATACAACGGTAAATGACTGcagaaattgaaataaatgtacaaaaaacataTTGGCTAAGCAGGCTTCATATGTGattaaaggaaaattaaacagaaaagccTCGATCATTTTAGGAATAAGAGCTGTGCTGCCACACGTGTCAACTGCAGCTAAATGAAAAACAGCCATATACTTTGGGGTGTGAAGACTTTGTTCTATgtaaataataaacataatgAAAGAGTTTCCTAATAGTGTTacagtgaaaacaaaacacaagaaaatgtaATAGTATTTCACATAAGGAATATTAGAAAGTCCATTGATATAAAAGAACTGAGGTCGAACTAATGAAACATTTGGAGGAAGTGTTGAATTCAAGGAACTCATGAGGCTGGTTTTTCCCAATTGTTGTCTCTGTCCTGTAATTGAAAATTCGTTAttgcattgcattttaaaagtttttctttctgtactATAATTTACAACATGCAAGAATTTCAACTGCAGTAGTACAGAATGCagtcaaaatagattaaatctTGGCGTTATTTTTGCTCCATGTAAATAATAAGTATGAATGTAATAATGGTTCACATGAGGAATGTTAGAAAATCATTGATACAAAGGAAAGGAGGTCAATCAAATTAAAGATTTTGAGGAACTGTTGAATTGAAAGAGATCATGTTAGTTTCTTTACAATTGTCTTGTTGTGTCCTGTAAGTAAAAGGATTTAAAACTCAATATTACAAAAATGGAGAAGACacaattttggttttcttttattttatgatGTTTGGAAAGACTTGACAATTGGAGGTCTTAATAACAAAAAATTGAGAATTGGttgaattacagtatttaaattattaaatggaCATTTGGAATTATAGGTGTGGATTAATCTTATGTTAAGGGTGTGTTATGTTAATCTTATGTTAACTGTAGGTTTAATTTCCGTCTGAGCAGtatattaaattttaaacaACATACATTACTTAGCGTACTAGTATTTGAGATTTTATCAATCGATTAAATGTGGTAGTTACATAAAGAGAATACAGTATAAACCTATTGCTTTCCTTGGAAATTAACTTAAATGATCTTAAATGAATTATCATATACCTGACAGAAATAAAGCCAAGCACCACCTTGTGCATTACCCATTctcagaaagtaataatgaaaacaatataACGTTATTGTGAGTTTCAGTGTTGGGACTGTAATAACAATGGTTTCGCAAGTAAAGGTAAATAGTTTCACAATGTAGTAGAGTGCAGTGAGATAATCCAGTAGAAGTCCAAATTGATTCTATACTTATAATCTTtctgcataaaaaataaaacacatattaACATAATGAATATAATAAGGCTGTAAATCTTTGTAGGAAATGactatgtattttatatttcttgttCAG from the Lepisosteus oculatus isolate fLepOcu1 chromosome 5, fLepOcu1.hap2, whole genome shotgun sequence genome contains:
- the LOC102686653 gene encoding olfactory receptor 7A40-like is translated as MSSLNSTLPPNVSLVRPQFFYINGLSNIPYVKYYYIFLCFVFTVTLLGNSFIMFIIYIEQSLHTPKYMAVFHLAAVDTCGSTALIPKMIEAFLFNFPLITYEACLANMFFVHLFQFLQSFTVVLLAYDRFVAICFPLKYHLILTTAGMGKMLGGIWILAAGVVIVGVGFITRLSFCKSIVINSYFCDHGPVYRMSCNDNFPNYVITQISIIVLLTAPLTLILSTYACIILAVLKIASLEERIKAMKTCTSHLILVAMFYLPISAIYIAANITTVDPNIRIISTSLSSTIPPMMNPIIYTIKTEEVMKVVKRLHKRNKTIKPKPLHVTQLYFSKRSPTDTKEQQPAVVASNRRPLARSGGVGEGVRDSYCNALAVPLCGPG